The following are encoded together in the Malaya genurostris strain Urasoe2022 chromosome 3, Malgen_1.1, whole genome shotgun sequence genome:
- the LOC131436059 gene encoding uncharacterized protein LOC131436059: MVAEDGSLVQYLTGMVKNANHPRWNGGIRVRYPATFRVLLGSVTLGKFSKTEMKIVFVCGLLMLCALSTRAAPWGSFNFNIQKNYDGPNLTDMISGLIRQKVEFKNRLWQSLMDIKNRSFSYTYNSNGHSSWPYKKTITINSNYGPGKGTSNGDCDKPDEQTTQPPIPEKKTAAPLVELEKTFEFNTSKGTGSGTSQYLPPGSGSSSNGAEASASSDSEFVDISELQRQNSV; encoded by the exons ATGGTAGCGGAGGATGGAAGCTTGGTTCAATATTTGACTGGAATGGTCAAAAATGCGAACCATCCGCGCTGGAACGGCGGCATTCGTGTTCGGTACCCGGCAACGTTTAGAG TTCTACTTGGTAGTGTAACTTTAGGCAAGTTCAGCAAAACCGAAATGAAGATTGTGTTCGTGTGTGGTCTTCTGATGCTTTGTGCCCTATCCACCAGGGCGGCACCATGGGGTAGCTTCAATTTCAACATCCAGAAAAACTACGACGGACCGAACCTAACCGACATGATCTCGGGCCTCATTCGTCAGAAAGTGGAATTCAAAAATCGGCTCTGGCAGTCTCTGATGGATATTAAAAATCGTAGCTTTAGCTACACCTACAACTCCAACGGTCACAGTAGCTGGCCGTACAAAAAGACCATCACCATCAACTCCAACTACGGCCCTGGCAAGGGCACTTCCAACGGGGACTGCGACAAACCGGATGAGCAAACAACGCAGCCACCGATTCCGGAAAAGAAAACCGCTGCCCCACTGGTCGAGCTCGAAAAGACATTCGAGTTCAACACTTCGAAGGGAACTGGTTCAGGAACTAGTCAGTATTTACCACCGGGCTCCGGGAGCTCCAGCAATGGTGCCGAGGCGTCTGCCAGTTCCGACAGTGAATTCGTTGACATCAGTGAGTTACAGAGACAGAACAGTGTTTGA
- the LOC131438652 gene encoding uncharacterized protein LOC131438652: protein MKIDSKLLLLLFGTLMVLGSVHGQGALSPDFKRRIIRSMLDSQKDIRKALQRIKFQIMKPDGPEGAVAPEGDEFDDDDEDDDDGDGAFDGDDNDISGIDDNEYFKEQQRKIRAARAKLEAYVKQIASNLIAMHEHIRRIDDKINEQIREAGSDVNYNLYYQPGNNHHTVPPRPPTFPTRPTRPTRPTYPTVRPTREPPATISSKRFNSNGSRGGRSLEEPAAIFDAKQLDPNPEVENLVTHDGPARQMVQANQEKVDQ from the coding sequence atgAAAATTGATTCTAAATTGCTGCTGCTATTGTTCGGCACACTGATGGTGCTCGGATCGGTACATGGGCAGGGTGCACTCAGCCCTGATTTCAAACGGCGCATAATTCGGAGCATGCTAGACTCCCAAAAGGACATCCGTAAGGCCCTGCAGagaataaaatttcaaataatgaaaCCGGATGGCCCCGAAGGTGCTGTTGCGCCAGAAGGGGACGAgtttgacgacgacgacgaggacGATGATGACGGTGACGGTGCTTTCGATGGGGACGATAATGACATCTCCGGTATCGATGATAATGAATACTTCAAAGAGCAACAGAGAAAAATTCGCGCCGCACGTGCAAAGCTGGAGGCATATGTGAAACAGATCGCATCCAATTTGATTGCGATGCACGAACATATCCGGAGAATTGATGACAAAATTAACGAACAGATACGTGAAGCCGGAAGTGATGTGAACTATAACTTGTACTATCAGCCGGGAAACAATCACCACACAGTTCCTCCACGTCCACCTACGTTTCCTACCAGACCAACACGCCCAACGAGACCAACTTACCCAACGGTGAGGCCCACTAGGGAACCGCCCGCAACGATCTCTTCTAAGCGGTTCAATTCCAATGGCTCCCGCGGAGGTCGTTCACTAGAGGAACCAGCAGCCATCTTCGATGCGAAGCAACTCGATCCGAACCCGGAGGTTGAAAATTTAGTGACCCACGATGGACCGGCTCGGCAGATGGTTCAAGCAAACCAGGAAAAGGTTGATCAATGA
- the LOC131438483 gene encoding clavesin-2-like, whose product MSNNSNSEYCFTLPDQFKTLAREELRESDEIRSQSLAQMRDWIAKNPAIKHCRSDPLFLLRFLRARKYNHVAACENLERYLVIRQHYADWFRKLDAAETWVDEMIDDWPILPLGYDKAGRLLIMVKMGNLDFNKFGNVELIRLMMMILESYYEEEQVQITGSVFIFESMGFTMSHLAQWPLSDIKNFINCVNHTFPLRIKEVHTVNLPQFAIVVAQLTVSFASAKLKKRIHCYQTIDDLIGHVELSKLPKEYGGEIPIREFKQNLRSLLTKHRDAVLGLDQMEVDMVKSSILKKDTICRDLENDFGVVGSFRKLTVD is encoded by the exons ATGAGCAATAACAGTAATAGCGAATATTGTTTCACACTTCCGGATCAGTTTAAAACGTTGGCCCGGGAAGAGTTACGCGAAAGTGATGAAATTCGTAGCCAGTCACTGGCGCAGATGCGCGATTGGATTGCGAAAAATCCAGCCATAAAACATTGCCGCTCGGACCCGTTGTTTTTGCTGCGGTTTCTGCGTGCTCGTAAGTACAATCACGTGGCGGCCTGTGAAAATTTAGAACGTTATCTGGTAATTAGACAACATTATGCGGACTGGTTTCGGAAGCTGGATGCTGCCGAAACATGGGTGGACGAAATGATCGATGATTGGCCCATCCTGCCGCTGGGATACGACAAAGCCGGACGTTTGCTGATAATGGTGAAAATGGGAAACTTAGATTTCAACAAGTTCGGCAACGTGGAACTGATTcgactgatgatgatgatactgGAAAGCTATTATGAAGAGGAGCAGGTACAAATCACGGGAAGTGTTTTTATATTCGAGAGCATGGGATTTACGATGAGTCATTTGGCTCAATGGCCACTATCggatattaaaaatttcattaattgtgTGAACCATACATTTCCGCTGCGGATCAAGGAAGTACACACGGTAAATCTGCCCCAGTTTGCGATCGTTGTTGCCCAGCTGACTGTCAGTTTTGCTAGTGCTAAACTGAAGAAACGAATCCAC TGTTACCAAACGATAGATGATCTTATAGGGCATGTGGAACTGAGCAAACTACCTAAAGAATATGGTGGTGAAATTCCGATCAGAGAGTTTAAACAAAATCTAAGATCCTTGCTGACCAAGCATCGGGATGCCGTTTTGGGTTTGGATCAGATGGAAGTGGACATGGTGAAAAGCTCGATTCTGAAGAAGGATACTATTTGCAGAGACTTGGAGAATGATTTCGGTGTAGTCGGTAGTTTCCGAAAATTGACCGTTGATTAA